Proteins encoded in a region of the Mucilaginibacter sabulilitoris genome:
- a CDS encoding tetratricopeptide repeat protein produces MIKIKYISLLIPVFIVSTARAQQNPSSQIYRTYHTAIDLMDKGKYVAAVEQFRLVETSRLKTSTQPQFETELSLVKENCQYYEAFCALNLGNDDAESMFLRFIKEHPENPLTKLAYFQIGKSYFKQGKYQDALRWFDKVQAGELNGHDNTEYKFRKGYAYFSVNDFKNAQLLFAEVKARKSEFTEDATYYFAYIAYLNKDYHLALANFERLKNSKKYEKSYPYYISAVYFLDKRYDDVLNYAVPIVNSTRQEHETEMLRIIAASYFAKANYDNAVKYYDRFQARDQGKTQNTQDSYQIGYTYYKVGNYAKAATELERLIEQGDVYSQSGNYTLGDVFLKMNNKQSARNAFLAASKLTYDKQLQEDALYEYAKLSYELDFNTEALAATRMYLKNYPRSRRNDEVKILLGEELLNSRNYKEAVEILEPIPNKSQSAQIAYQKVTYYRGLEFYNERAFENAIGVFLRSLKNPIDPKTEALTTYWMAESMYEVRKYGESVENFERFLSMPEAKETDLSNYANYALAYAAFYGEQYKKAANYFEKFLRGAQIDQNTQNDAITRLGDSYFVLKSYSTALDYYNRIIAMHNQGEDYALFQRGMIQGLQGSLDTKIGTLNDVLNTFPNSDYADDASFEIAYTYFLKNDGDRAKTDLNAMIQKYPNSSYVPRALVTIGLIDYNAGNDDLAVESFKKVIADYSSTDEAKQSLKQIEKIYTDKGDAQTFINYATSTPIGNYTTSQQEDIMITAANNLYLKGDWQGALGAVNAYFDKFPSKQIYEKQARFIRAQSLANLNRTAEAVVDYNVILNDWTSAYTEKSLVAMAKLYIGQKKYNDAVVFLKKLETNSEFKEDYSYAINNLMLCYAQMQMPDDVLNYVKQVRSNDKAAQEDKFRTGLYAGQAYLQKGDTTAAVKEFDYTVTNTKTVAAAEAKYNIANIEYLKGRYKTSQKMCFDLAKEMPNYDYWVAKTYILLADNYVRLKDNFQAKATLQSIIDNYKGNDDILSTAKQKMGILTGKPIKIETPAPDTTATDTTGNNAAPADTTKTPGQN; encoded by the coding sequence ATGATCAAAATTAAATACATCTCCCTGTTAATCCCGGTATTTATTGTTTCAACAGCCCGTGCCCAGCAAAACCCTTCCTCACAAATTTACCGTACTTATCACACGGCTATTGATCTGATGGACAAGGGGAAGTACGTGGCCGCTGTTGAGCAATTTCGTCTTGTGGAAACATCCCGACTTAAAACAAGCACTCAGCCCCAATTTGAAACTGAGCTGTCACTAGTTAAAGAAAACTGTCAGTATTATGAAGCTTTTTGCGCTCTTAACCTGGGCAACGACGATGCAGAAAGCATGTTTTTGCGCTTTATAAAAGAACATCCCGAAAACCCTTTAACCAAGCTCGCCTATTTCCAGATTGGTAAGTCGTACTTTAAGCAGGGTAAGTACCAGGACGCGCTGCGCTGGTTTGATAAAGTGCAGGCTGGTGAACTAAATGGCCATGATAATACCGAATACAAATTCCGCAAGGGATATGCATATTTCTCTGTTAACGATTTTAAAAATGCCCAGCTCCTTTTTGCCGAGGTGAAAGCAAGAAAATCGGAATTTACCGAGGATGCCACCTATTACTTTGCTTACATAGCTTATCTAAATAAGGACTATCACCTGGCTCTGGCAAATTTTGAAAGGTTAAAAAATTCAAAGAAATACGAAAAAAGCTACCCGTACTATATCTCGGCAGTTTACTTTCTGGATAAACGCTATGACGATGTGCTGAACTACGCGGTACCTATTGTAAACAGCACCCGCCAGGAGCACGAAACCGAAATGCTGCGCATTATTGCCGCCTCGTATTTTGCCAAAGCCAACTATGATAATGCGGTTAAATATTACGACCGTTTTCAGGCACGCGACCAGGGTAAAACACAAAACACACAGGACAGCTATCAAATTGGTTACACTTATTATAAGGTGGGCAATTACGCCAAAGCCGCTACCGAACTGGAGCGCCTGATTGAACAGGGCGACGTATATAGCCAAAGCGGTAACTATACCCTGGGCGATGTTTTCCTGAAAATGAATAACAAGCAAAGCGCCCGTAATGCGTTTTTAGCCGCTTCAAAACTCACTTACGATAAGCAGTTACAGGAAGACGCCTTATATGAATACGCAAAGCTATCGTACGAACTCGATTTTAATACCGAAGCGCTGGCTGCAACCCGCATGTACCTCAAAAACTACCCTCGCTCACGCCGTAACGATGAGGTAAAAATATTACTTGGCGAAGAGCTGTTGAACTCGCGAAACTATAAAGAAGCAGTTGAGATACTGGAACCCATCCCCAATAAATCACAAAGCGCGCAGATAGCTTACCAGAAAGTTACTTACTACCGCGGGCTGGAGTTTTATAATGAACGCGCTTTTGAAAATGCCATAGGTGTTTTTCTGCGCTCACTAAAAAACCCCATTGACCCCAAAACCGAGGCATTAACCACCTATTGGATGGCTGAATCTATGTACGAGGTACGCAAGTATGGCGAATCGGTCGAAAACTTTGAGCGCTTCCTGAGCATGCCCGAAGCTAAGGAAACCGATCTGTCAAACTACGCCAACTATGCCCTTGCTTATGCCGCTTTTTATGGCGAACAGTATAAAAAGGCTGCTAACTACTTTGAAAAGTTTTTACGCGGTGCCCAGATAGATCAAAATACCCAGAACGATGCTATTACCAGGCTCGGCGATAGCTATTTTGTGCTAAAAAGCTACAGCACAGCCCTTGATTATTATAACCGCATTATTGCCATGCACAACCAGGGTGAAGATTACGCCTTGTTTCAACGCGGTATGATACAGGGTTTGCAGGGGTCACTGGATACCAAGATAGGCACCCTAAATGATGTGCTAAACACTTTCCCTAATTCAGATTATGCCGATGATGCTTCGTTTGAGATAGCTTATACCTATTTCCTTAAAAACGATGGCGACAGGGCAAAAACAGATCTGAATGCCATGATCCAGAAATATCCAAACAGCAGCTATGTGCCGCGTGCACTGGTTACCATTGGCTTAATTGACTACAATGCAGGTAATGACGACCTTGCCGTTGAATCATTTAAAAAGGTAATTGCCGATTATTCATCAACAGACGAGGCCAAGCAGTCGCTGAAACAAATTGAAAAAATATATACCGATAAAGGCGATGCCCAAACTTTTATCAACTATGCTACCAGCACTCCTATTGGTAATTATACTACTTCGCAACAGGAAGATATTATGATCACCGCGGCTAACAATCTTTACTTAAAAGGCGACTGGCAGGGAGCTCTTGGTGCTGTTAATGCTTATTTTGATAAGTTCCCGAGCAAACAGATCTATGAAAAGCAGGCCCGCTTTATTCGCGCGCAAAGCTTAGCTAACCTGAACCGCACTGCCGAGGCTGTTGTTGATTATAACGTTATCCTGAACGATTGGACAAGTGCTTATACAGAGAAATCGCTTGTAGCCATGGCCAAGCTATACATCGGGCAGAAAAAATATAACGACGCTGTTGTATTCCTGAAAAAACTGGAAACCAACTCAGAGTTTAAGGAAGATTACTCTTATGCTATCAACAACCTGATGCTTTGCTATGCCCAAATGCAAATGCCTGATGACGTATTAAACTATGTTAAACAGGTAAGAAGCAATGATAAGGCGGCTCAGGAAGACAAGTTCCGTACCGGTTTATACGCTGGTCAGGCTTACCTACAAAAAGGCGATACTACCGCGGCTGTTAAGGAATTTGACTACACCGTAACCAATACCAAAACCGTAGCTGCCGCCGAAGCTAAATACAATATCGCCAATATTGAATATTTAAAGGGCAGATACAAAACATCGCAAAAAATGTGTTTTGATTTGGCTAAGGAAATGCCCAACTATGATTACTGGGTAGCCAAAACCTATATTTTGCTGGCCGATAATTATGTAAGGCTAAAAGATAATTTCCAGGCTAAAGCTACTTTGCAGAGCATTATTGATAATTATAAAGGCAATGACGATATATTATCTACAGCCA
- a CDS encoding GbsR/MarR family transcriptional regulator, which yields MELAEAKLKFIEAWGKLGSEWGINRTMAQVHALLLVSPEALTTEEVMAELSISRGNANMTLRDLIDWGLVEKQHKTGERKEYFYAEKDTWIIARRVAEERKKRELDPVIKILGQLSEVKGDEKDPAFKAFNSSVININKLANNVNKTLETMLKAEENWFFGAIFKIFKK from the coding sequence ATGGAATTGGCAGAAGCAAAGTTGAAATTTATTGAAGCCTGGGGTAAGCTGGGATCGGAGTGGGGGATTAACCGTACCATGGCGCAGGTTCATGCATTGCTGCTGGTTTCGCCCGAGGCGTTAACCACCGAGGAGGTAATGGCCGAGCTTAGTATATCACGTGGTAATGCCAACATGACCCTTCGCGATCTGATTGACTGGGGCCTGGTTGAAAAGCAGCATAAAACAGGAGAGCGTAAAGAATATTTTTATGCGGAGAAAGATACCTGGATAATAGCCCGGCGTGTAGCAGAAGAACGGAAAAAACGTGAGCTTGACCCGGTCATCAAAATATTAGGTCAACTGTCGGAAGTTAAGGGAGATGAAAAAGACCCGGCTTTTAAGGCATTTAACTCATCGGTAATTAATATCAATAAGTTAGCTAATAACGTGAATAAAACATTAGAAACCATGTTGAAAGCAGAAGAGAACTGGTTTTTTGGCGCGATATTTAAAATATTTAAGAAATAA
- a CDS encoding response regulator, producing MRRILAVDDDSDILEVIQYILEDSGYEVETLANGHQLLDKIKENQPDLILLDIMLGTLDGRDLCRSIKTNKETHNIPVILISASHDVSNSLNQIGAPDDYIAKPFDIDVLLGSISRQLNAAA from the coding sequence ATGAGACGGATATTAGCTGTAGATGATGACAGCGACATTTTAGAAGTGATACAGTACATACTTGAAGATTCCGGGTATGAGGTTGAAACCCTCGCTAACGGACATCAACTTCTTGACAAAATAAAAGAAAACCAACCCGACCTGATATTGCTTGATATTATGCTGGGAACTTTGGATGGGCGCGATCTGTGCCGAAGTATCAAAACCAATAAAGAAACACACAATATTCCTGTAATACTGATATCTGCAAGCCACGATGTTTCCAATTCATTAAACCAAATAGGGGCACCAGATGATTATATAGCCAAACCTTTTGATATTGATGTTTTACTGGGAAGCATAAGCCGGCAATTGAATGCTGCTGCCTAA
- a CDS encoding response regulator transcription factor has product MSKRILVLDDNQDILDIVHETLTYEQFEVKSTSNSVDVLPLMEQFIPDLVILDYRVAGTTGGEICKSIKLHPQFSSTPVIIFSAYLNNDNHLLNYGCDGVINKPFDLSELVEKVNNLI; this is encoded by the coding sequence ATGTCAAAACGTATTTTGGTATTGGATGATAATCAGGACATATTAGATATCGTTCATGAAACACTCACTTATGAACAGTTCGAGGTAAAAAGCACTTCAAATAGCGTTGATGTACTACCTTTAATGGAGCAATTTATACCAGACCTGGTTATATTGGATTACCGCGTTGCAGGTACTACAGGCGGCGAAATCTGTAAAAGCATTAAGCTACACCCCCAATTTAGCAGCACACCGGTTATTATATTTTCGGCCTATTTAAATAACGACAATCATTTGCTTAATTACGGTTGCGATGGCGTTATCAATAAGCCATTTGATTTATCAGAACTGGTTGAAAAGGTTAATAATTTAATATAA
- a CDS encoding sensor histidine kinase, giving the protein MKNSEQNTMEAQHINDLIVQAPVAISFLRGHELIIESANEHMLELWRRQHDIIGQPLAVAMAGHDKQTYVKLLYDVYKSHHIHYGYETKVWLNRNDRDNLFYFDFVYKPVKDAANNVTGVMIIATEVTKQVVARQLLEDAEERLRLAIEATGIGTWDLDMEEDVIFTSPTLIEMMGLDPEEKVTRQQMYDIVHPDDKLIVSRALEEAIKTGIYLYEARIIWPDGSVHWVKTRGKVIYNEQHKPLRMLGTTNDITERKQDEIMKNDFIAMASHELKTPLTSLKAYIQLLLASAKKRSDTFYISALEKSERQINKMTRLIHGFLDLSKIESGRLRLNTQDFDINTLINEVIADSMPAAPGHNIVFNAGSPIYIKADKEKISQVLGNLINNAVKYSASGSTITLTAKTEVESLRVGIKDQGIGLKPKDQQKIFQRFFRVDDENTRGQSGFGIGLYLSAEIIKLHHGSIGVESEEGKGSEFYFLLPLQG; this is encoded by the coding sequence TTGAAAAATAGTGAGCAAAATACAATGGAGGCGCAGCATATTAATGATTTAATTGTGCAGGCCCCGGTGGCTATCAGTTTTTTAAGGGGGCACGAACTTATCATTGAATCGGCCAATGAACACATGCTCGAATTATGGCGCAGGCAGCATGATATAATCGGTCAGCCGCTTGCCGTGGCTATGGCAGGACATGATAAGCAAACCTACGTTAAATTGTTGTATGATGTTTATAAAAGTCATCATATTCACTATGGTTATGAAACTAAAGTATGGCTTAACCGTAATGATCGCGACAATCTGTTTTACTTCGACTTTGTTTATAAACCGGTTAAAGATGCCGCCAATAACGTAACCGGCGTTATGATCATTGCTACCGAAGTAACCAAACAGGTGGTAGCAAGGCAACTTCTGGAAGATGCCGAGGAACGCCTGCGCCTGGCAATTGAGGCTACAGGAATTGGTACCTGGGATCTTGATATGGAAGAAGATGTTATTTTTACTTCTCCAACGCTTATCGAAATGATGGGGCTTGATCCGGAAGAGAAAGTTACCCGGCAGCAAATGTATGATATCGTTCATCCGGATGATAAGCTTATAGTATCCAGGGCCCTTGAAGAGGCCATAAAAACCGGTATTTATTTGTACGAAGCCCGTATTATATGGCCCGACGGCTCTGTACATTGGGTAAAGACCAGAGGAAAAGTGATATATAATGAGCAGCACAAGCCTTTACGCATGCTGGGCACTACCAATGATATTACCGAACGCAAGCAGGATGAGATCATGAAGAATGATTTTATAGCAATGGCGAGCCATGAGTTAAAAACACCGCTCACATCACTGAAGGCCTATATACAATTGCTGCTTGCAAGCGCAAAAAAAAGGAGCGATACTTTTTACATCAGCGCGCTTGAAAAATCTGAAAGACAGATCAATAAGATGACGAGGCTGATACATGGATTCCTCGACCTGTCAAAAATTGAATCGGGCAGGTTACGGCTTAATACCCAGGATTTTGATATCAACACACTCATTAATGAGGTAATAGCTGATAGCATGCCTGCTGCCCCGGGCCATAACATCGTATTTAATGCCGGCTCACCTATTTATATCAAGGCGGATAAAGAAAAGATATCCCAGGTACTTGGCAATCTTATAAATAACGCTGTAAAATATTCTGCAAGCGGCAGTACTATAACCCTAACCGCAAAAACAGAAGTCGAAAGTTTAAGAGTGGGCATAAAAGATCAGGGTATAGGCCTGAAACCGAAAGATCAGCAAAAAATATTTCAGCGTTTTTTTCGCGTAGACGATGAAAACACCCGTGGCCAGTCGGGTTTTGGCATAGGCCTTTACTTATCAGCCGAGATTATTAAACTTCACCATGGTTCAATTGGTGTTGAAAGTGAAGAGGGTAAGGGATCTGAATTTTACTTCTTACTGCCGTTGCAAGGGTAA
- a CDS encoding gluconate:H+ symporter translates to MVLLIILICIILLVLLVSWGKVNPFIAFLLVSIAAGLMLGIPINKVTASVQKGMGDILGQLLIIICLGAMLGKLVAISGAAQKIAEVLVNAVGKKHIQWALVTAGFIIGIPLFYGIGFVLMVPLIFSVVYKYKLPAVYIGLPMLASLSVTHGFLPPHPSPSALVVLFHANMATTFIYGLMIAIPAIVLAGPVFAKFLKKIPSEPLATFRAEELHADKLPGAFNSFFTALLPVMLLMLTAFFPFLGIKDPGLLKIVNFLGDPSIVMLIALIVATFTLGIKQGHTMGKLAGNFTDAVKDIALILLIIAGSGAFKEVLTASGVSDQIASQLQQFNLPPLILGWVIAAIIRISLGSATVAGLTAAGIVVSVVTKNHVNPNLMVLSIGAGSLAFSHVNDSGFWLYKEYFNLSIKDTIKSWSVMESLVSVIGLIGVLIINQFVK, encoded by the coding sequence ATGGTATTACTAATTATCCTGATTTGCATTATCCTGCTTGTTTTATTGGTAAGCTGGGGTAAGGTTAATCCGTTTATCGCGTTTCTTTTAGTATCTATTGCGGCAGGTTTAATGCTGGGTATCCCCATAAATAAGGTCACTGCCTCGGTGCAAAAAGGTATGGGCGATATTTTAGGCCAGCTGCTTATCATTATTTGTTTGGGCGCCATGCTGGGCAAACTGGTTGCCATAAGCGGCGCCGCACAAAAAATTGCCGAAGTATTGGTTAACGCGGTTGGCAAAAAACATATCCAGTGGGCATTGGTGACGGCCGGCTTTATTATAGGTATCCCCTTGTTTTATGGTATTGGTTTTGTGCTGATGGTGCCGCTCATATTTTCGGTAGTATATAAATATAAATTGCCCGCGGTGTATATAGGTTTACCCATGCTGGCATCTCTCTCTGTTACACACGGGTTTTTACCGCCGCACCCTTCGCCATCGGCGTTGGTAGTGCTGTTTCACGCCAACATGGCCACAACATTTATTTACGGACTGATGATAGCCATTCCGGCTATTGTGCTTGCCGGGCCTGTGTTTGCAAAGTTCCTGAAAAAAATACCATCCGAACCATTGGCAACCTTCAGGGCCGAAGAGCTGCATGCAGATAAGTTACCCGGCGCTTTTAATAGCTTTTTTACCGCGCTGCTGCCGGTAATGTTATTGATGCTCACTGCGTTTTTCCCCTTCCTGGGTATTAAAGATCCGGGCTTGTTGAAAATTGTGAATTTCCTCGGCGATCCGTCTATAGTAATGCTGATAGCCCTTATTGTGGCAACTTTTACATTGGGTATAAAACAAGGTCATACTATGGGCAAGCTTGCCGGCAATTTTACCGATGCCGTAAAAGATATAGCCCTCATATTGCTCATTATAGCTGGCTCCGGCGCTTTTAAGGAAGTGTTAACCGCCAGTGGTGTAAGTGATCAGATAGCTTCGCAACTACAGCAGTTTAACCTGCCGCCGCTGATTTTGGGCTGGGTAATAGCGGCTATTATCCGCATCAGTTTAGGTTCGGCTACGGTGGCCGGGTTAACAGCCGCAGGTATTGTTGTCTCGGTAGTAACGAAAAACCATGTAAACCCTAATTTAATGGTGCTGTCTATCGGTGCTGGCAGCCTTGCTTTTTCGCATGTAAATGACTCCGGTTTCTGGCTGTATAAAGAGTATTTTAACCTCAGTATAAAAGATACCATCAAATCATGGTCGGTGATGGAATCATTGGTTTCGGTAATTGGTTTAATTGGCGTATTGATCATTAATCAGTTTGTAAAGTAA
- a CDS encoding alpha/beta fold hydrolase, with the protein MKRYVAPVIALVMIVLISNSTYAQQTGNYYASFDGTKIYYEVKGEGFPVILIHGFSGTGEGWKRGPLYNDLLNAGYKVIILDQRGNGRSDKPHTDAAYANDAETKDIIGLANSLNLKKYDIVGYSRGSIIASRLLVLDKQRVQKAVLGGMGDAYTNPNWTRRVHAYKALMGDTSLHDVDDMMKYIHSNPFDELALALQQKYQPSTSKQELAKVQIPVLIIRGTEDKENGSETGLNKLIPQSKLSYVPGDHNSAGRSVQFSTDVLGFLK; encoded by the coding sequence ATGAAAAGATATGTAGCCCCTGTAATTGCTCTGGTAATGATAGTGCTGATAAGCAATAGTACTTATGCTCAGCAGACCGGTAATTATTATGCCTCGTTTGACGGTACAAAAATATACTACGAGGTAAAAGGTGAAGGTTTCCCGGTGATACTTATACATGGCTTTTCGGGCACAGGCGAGGGTTGGAAGCGAGGTCCTCTTTATAACGATCTGCTGAACGCCGGTTACAAAGTGATTATACTTGATCAGCGGGGTAATGGCCGGTCAGACAAGCCGCACACTGATGCCGCTTACGCTAATGATGCTGAGACTAAAGATATAATAGGTTTGGCTAATAGTTTAAACCTCAAAAAATATGATATTGTAGGTTATTCGCGTGGTTCCATCATTGCTTCACGCCTGTTGGTTTTAGACAAACAGCGGGTGCAAAAAGCTGTATTGGGTGGCATGGGCGATGCTTATACCAATCCAAACTGGACAAGACGGGTACATGCTTATAAAGCACTCATGGGCGATACTTCCCTGCATGATGTGGATGATATGATGAAATACATCCACAGTAACCCTTTTGATGAACTGGCGCTTGCCCTGCAGCAAAAATACCAGCCATCTACCAGTAAACAGGAACTGGCTAAGGTACAGATCCCGGTATTGATCATTCGCGGTACGGAGGACAAAGAGAACGGATCAGAAACCGGATTAAACAAACTTATACCTCAATCAAAATTAAGTTATGTACCAGGCGATCATAATAGTGCAGGCAGAAGTGTACAGTTTTCGACAGATGTGCTTGGTTTCCTGAAGTAA